From the Acidobacteriota bacterium genome, one window contains:
- a CDS encoding CotH kinase family protein produces MCKHIATLVVLAILAVSPAQAQSADELFASETIQRVDLLLHSADWAKLKADFSTNTYYPADLAWNGQTVRNAGIRSRGRGSRSGTKPGLRVDFDRYASGQTFLGLKSFILDNLTQDPSGIHETVAAAFYARLGVPVSREIHTRLYVNNQYVGVYAIVESVDKDMLARIYGSIDGNVQNDGYLFEFKYQEDWRFSYPGSSLEPYKLLFDAKTNETKSDEDKYRAIETLVRLTNETPPDRITDAIGGLLDIPAFIRFVAGQSFLAETDGFVGAYGINNFYLYRLEDQNVHALISWDSDHTFWGAEFSLDLAWAGNTLIDKLMAVPEYQALYLSEVTRAVELAEADGWLDTEIIRQVQRIDAAMREDPAKPWSNATYEGSAGVMLSFARARLTFVKCELERGAGNSSCRTQ; encoded by the coding sequence GTGTGTAAACACATCGCAACACTCGTCGTCCTCGCGATTCTGGCGGTCTCGCCGGCACAGGCTCAATCCGCCGACGAGCTTTTTGCCAGCGAAACCATCCAGCGGGTCGATCTGTTGCTGCATTCGGCCGACTGGGCCAAGCTCAAGGCCGACTTCAGCACCAACACGTATTACCCGGCCGACCTCGCGTGGAACGGCCAGACCGTGCGCAACGCCGGCATCCGCTCGCGCGGCCGCGGCTCTCGCAGCGGCACCAAGCCGGGGCTGCGCGTCGACTTCGACCGCTACGCGAGTGGCCAGACGTTCCTGGGCCTGAAGTCGTTCATCCTCGACAACCTGACGCAGGACCCATCGGGCATTCACGAGACGGTCGCCGCCGCCTTCTACGCGCGGCTCGGAGTTCCGGTGTCGCGCGAGATTCACACGCGCCTTTACGTCAACAACCAGTACGTCGGCGTCTACGCGATCGTCGAGTCGGTCGACAAGGACATGCTGGCGCGGATCTACGGCTCGATCGACGGCAACGTGCAGAACGACGGCTACTTGTTCGAGTTCAAGTACCAGGAGGACTGGCGGTTCAGCTATCCCGGCAGCAGCCTTGAACCCTACAAGTTGCTGTTCGATGCAAAAACCAACGAGACCAAGAGTGATGAGGACAAGTACCGCGCCATCGAAACCCTGGTGCGGCTGACCAACGAGACGCCGCCGGACCGAATCACGGATGCGATTGGCGGGTTGCTCGACATTCCGGCCTTCATCCGGTTTGTCGCCGGCCAGAGCTTTCTCGCCGAAACCGACGGGTTTGTGGGCGCCTACGGCATCAACAATTTCTATCTCTATCGTCTCGAAGACCAGAACGTGCATGCGCTGATTTCGTGGGACTCCGATCACACGTTCTGGGGCGCGGAGTTCTCGCTCGATCTGGCGTGGGCGGGCAACACGCTGATCGACAAGCTGATGGCGGTGCCCGAGTACCAGGCCCTTTACCTGAGCGAGGTGACGCGCGCCGTCGAGCTCGCCGAGGCCGACGGATGGCTCGACACCGAAATCATCAGACAAGTGCAGCGCATCGACGCGGCCATGAGGGAAGACCCTGCGAAGCCCTGGTCGAACGCCACCTACGAGGGGTCGGCCGGTGTGATGCTGAGCTTTGCGCGGGCGCGCCTGACGTTCGTGAAGTGCGAGCTCGAGCGAGGAGCCGGCAACAGCAGTTGCCGGACGCAATGA
- a CDS encoding metallophosphoesterase has protein sequence MRPSTPRTFGLTLFLGCAIAIGACGGSAGTPASPTAVTPVAGAPNTPIEVPVNESPAVPTTPTVPATPVTNWVNVVGDTGWCGAPAMPLLSRLMATLGGDIFLAGDLAYPDGTLNEFQRCFDPDFGRFRSRFWAAPGNHDYQTAGADGYFTYFADRAGPVRRGYYSVRSSTWRVLMLNSQIPVGRNSPQLEWVRAELVANPARCTMAVMHYPFDSSGPNGPNPQLRDLWSVMHEQGVDVVVAGHDHLYERHAPQDASGRSDPARGIRLFIAGTGGAPEYARARAAQHSERLISSHGLLRLKLEPALYEWEFMDPRGSVLDRGLNVCH, from the coding sequence ATGAGGCCCTCCACGCCCCGGACCTTCGGGCTCACCCTTTTCCTGGGGTGCGCCATCGCTATTGGTGCGTGTGGCGGATCGGCCGGCACACCCGCTTCGCCCACGGCGGTCACGCCGGTGGCCGGCGCTCCCAACACCCCGATCGAGGTTCCCGTCAACGAGTCACCGGCCGTCCCGACCACGCCGACTGTGCCCGCGACGCCTGTCACCAATTGGGTCAACGTCGTCGGCGATACCGGCTGGTGCGGCGCGCCCGCCATGCCCCTGTTGTCGCGGCTGATGGCCACGCTCGGCGGCGACATTTTCCTGGCCGGGGACCTCGCCTATCCCGATGGCACGCTAAACGAGTTCCAGCGCTGCTTCGATCCTGACTTCGGCCGCTTCCGCTCGCGCTTCTGGGCGGCGCCCGGTAATCACGACTACCAGACCGCGGGCGCGGATGGCTACTTCACGTATTTCGCCGATCGCGCCGGCCCGGTTCGCCGCGGCTATTACTCAGTGCGCTCGTCGACGTGGCGGGTGTTGATGCTCAATTCGCAGATCCCGGTTGGTCGCAACTCGCCGCAGCTCGAATGGGTTCGCGCGGAACTGGTGGCCAACCCGGCGCGGTGCACCATGGCGGTGATGCACTATCCCTTCGACAGTTCAGGACCGAACGGCCCGAATCCGCAATTGCGCGACCTCTGGAGTGTGATGCACGAGCAGGGCGTCGACGTCGTGGTGGCGGGCCACGATCACCTGTACGAACGGCACGCGCCGCAGGACGCCAGTGGCCGATCCGATCCGGCCCGCGGCATCCGGCTGTTCATTGCCGGCACCGGCGGCGCCCCGGAGTACGCGCGCGCGCGGGCGGCGCAGCATTCAGAGCGGCTGATCTCATCGCACGGCCTGCTGCGGCTCAAGCTGGAGCCGGCACTCTACGAGTGGGAGTTCATGGACCCGAGGGGCAGCGTGCTCGATCGCGGCCTCAACGTCTGTCACTAG